One stretch of Malus domestica chromosome 14, GDT2T_hap1 DNA includes these proteins:
- the LOC103452579 gene encoding uncharacterized protein, producing MYVTAVRPTDLNRNTEWFTYPGVWTTYILVVFFSWLTVLCLFSCSPGMAWTVVHLSHFFVTYHFFHWKKGTPFADDQGIYNALTWWEQIDNGNQLTRNRKFLTVVPVVLYLIASHTTDYQNPMLIFNTLAVFVLVVAKFPNMHKVRIFGINADH from the exons atgtacgtAACGGCGGTGCGACCGACGGATCTGAATCGGAACACGGAGTGGTTCACGTACCCCGGAGTCTGGACGACCTACATTCTGGTGGTGTTCTTCTCGTGGCTCACCGTCCTCTGCCTCTTCTCTTGCTCTCCTGGCATGGCCTGGACCGTCGTCCACCTCTCCCACTTTTTC GTTACTTATCACTTTTTTCACTGGAAGAAGGGAACACCATTTGCAGATGACCAGGGTATTTACAACGCACTGACGTGGTGGGAGCAAATAGACAATGGCAACCAGCTCACTCGAAACAGAAAGTTTCTAACTGTCGTGCCTGTTGTGTT GTACTTGATAGCCTCTCACACGACGGACTATCAAAATCCAATGCTCATCTTTAACACACTAGCAGTTTTTGTATTGGTAGTTGCAAAGTTCCCAAACATGCACAAGGTTCGTATATTCGGAATCAATGCTGATCACTGA
- the LOC103452578 gene encoding dof zinc finger protein DOF4.6-like, with translation MDTAQWPQGIVVKPIDEIVTNSCPKPAAANNLERKARPQKEQALNCPRCNSTNTKFCYYNNYSLTQPRYFCKTCRRYWTEGGSLRNIPVGGGSRKNKRSSSLNNSPSTTSNNSSSSSASKRLPDLIHQNPKINQSQDLNLTFPSTNQDFRTIISDHLLNHHHQQFPNNNINNENTNKQQNHISSSSPTSTTTTTTTSHLSALELLTGLTSRGLNSFMPMPVSSDPNNNSNTVYNSPSGLINPMQDFKPTLNFSIDGLGSGYGSLQGHHVQESSGRLLFPFEDLKQAPSGGGINEENKEHGDSAGYWTGMLGGGSW, from the exons ATGGATACTGCTCAGTGGCCACAG GGAATTGTGGTGAAACCAATAGATGAGATAGTGACAAACTCATGCCCTAAGCCTGCAGCAGCTAATAATTTAGAGAGGAAGGCAAGGCCTCAGAAGGAACAAGCCCTAAACTGTCCAAGGTGCAACTCCACCAACACCAAATTCTGCTACTACAACAACTACAGCCTCACACAACCAAGGTACTTCTGCAAGACTTGCAGAAGGTACTGGACTGAAGGTGGGTCCCTCAGAAACATCCCAGTTGGAGGTGGTTCAAGGAAGAACAAGAGATCTTCATCCTTAAACAATTCCCCATCAACAACTTCTaacaattcttcttcttcctcagcaTCCAAAAGGCTTCCTGATCTGATtcaccaaaaccctaaaattaacCAATCCCAAGATCTGAACCTCACTTTCCCATCCACTAATCAAGATTTCAGGACTATTATCTCTGATCACTTGCTTAATCACCATCATCAACAATTTCCAAACAACAACATCAATAACGAAAACACCAACAAGCAGCAAAAccacatttcttcttcttccccaaccTCTACTACTACAACTACAACAACATCCCACCTTTCAGCCTTGGAGCTTCTCACTGGGTTGACTTCTAGGGGTTTGAACTCCTTCATGCCTATGCCAGTCTCATCAGACCCCAACAACAACAGCAATACTGTATATAATAGTCCCTCTGGACTAATTAATCCCATGCAAGATTTCAAGCCAACTCTTAATTTTTCAATTGACGGGCTTGGAAGTGGGTATGGGAGTCTTCAAGGTCATCATGTTCAAGAGAGCAGTGGGAGGCTTTTGTTTccatttgaagatttgaagcaAGCTCCTTCAGGAGGTGGGATTAATGAGGAGAACAAGGAGCATGGAGATTCAGCTGGGTATTGGACTGGAATGCTAGGAGGAGGATCATGGTAA